AACGAATGCGGGGACGGCAGAATGGCTAAACAAAATTTACGAAGTCAAATTAAGCCATGTGTCGAAAACAGGTTCATTCTTCTCATTTCCAATTTTTAAGCCCGTTCACTATTGCCGGGTCTATGCCCCAAAGTTTTAACGCTGCACTTAGTTTATCGGTCGACAGACGAAATTTAGATCCTGGTTTTTCATCAATCTTAATGATTTTAGAGCGCTCATTGCCATGTTCCATTATCAGTCTTTGCGCGAGATCATAATAGGAAATATTAACGCCACCAACATTGTATATGCCCGAAATATCCTGTACCACAAATAAACCAATTAACGATACCAGTTTGTCGATATGAATAAAATTGCTGACTCGTTCTCCATTCCCTCTCACTGTGATTGTGTTATTTTCTGAGAGTTCCTTAAGCATTACCGGAACAACACGATCGTTTCTCATTCCCTGTCCAATTATCTGTGATATGCGAAGGTGCGCCGTAAGTATTCCGTGCCTATTGAGCATAAAATCGATAAGATTTTCACTGCAGAACTTCGACAATCCATAGAGGCAATCTGTATTATGGGATGTCTGTATCTGCGACGTTTCACTGAAGGTTCCATCAAGAGCCGGATAGACAGCCATTGATGAGATGTTGATCACTTTTTTTGGTTTAATATTCCTGGCAAGTTTTATAACACTTTCCGTAATGCGAATATTGTCATAGAAGACCTCCATATTTTCTACATCAGATGAACCCACAAGCTTCGAGGCCAGGTGCAATATGACGTCAATCTGGGCCCCTTTTTGCAGTAGACGGGATACTTCCTTTACCTCATCCCTATCACACAAGTCAACCGTTAGAATACCCTTACGTTTCGGACCATTAACTCTATGCAATGTAT
Above is a genomic segment from Desulfobacterales bacterium containing:
- a CDS encoding NAD(P)-dependent oxidoreductase, which translates into the protein MNILVTGADGFVGRHACRYLQKSHTLHRVNGPKRKGILTVDLCDRDEVKEVSRLLQKGAQIDVILHLASKLVGSSDVENMEVFYDNIRITESVIKLARNIKPKKVINISSMAVYPALDGTFSETSQIQTSHNTDCLYGLSKFCSENLIDFMLNRHGILTAHLRISQIIGQGMRNDRVVPVMLKELSENNTITVRGNGERVSNFIHIDKLVSLIGLFVVQDISGIYNVGGVNISYYDLAQRLIMEHGNERSKIIKIDEKPGSKFRLSTDKLSAALKLWGIDPAIVNGLKNWK